GCGAATGGCAGCAGCGTTTCGGGTCTACCCACTGGCCGCGCCAGCAACTTCATGTTTGCCACCGGCATCGAATGCTCGTATCCCACCATCGAGCACGGTAGGCTACGGCGCGATCAGCTCGAAGAATGCCGCCATTATCAATGCTGGCAGGAAGATCTGCATCTGGTGAAGGATCTGGGGCTCAAGTACCTGCGTTACGGCCTGCCCTATTACCGCATTCATCAGGGACCGGGCCAGTACGACTGGGAGTTCGCCGATAGGGTCATGGCCGAATTGCAGCGACTGGAGCTCACGCCGATCCTTGATCTGATGCACTTTGGGGTGCCTGACTGGCTGGGCAACTACCAGAACCCGGAACTGCCGATCCACTTTGCCGACTATGCCGGGGCGGTGGCGAGGCGTTACCCCTGGGTGCGGCACTACACCCCCGTCAATGAGATCTACGTGACGGCCAAGGCCAGCGCGAAGGACGGGCTATGGAACGAGCAGCTCAAGTCCGAACGCGGTTTCGTGACCGCCCTCAAGCATGGGGTGGCCGCCAATATCCTGGCCTGCCAGTCGATTGCCCGTGTGCGTTCTGACGCCATCATCGTGCAGGCCGAGAGTGCCGAGTTCCTGCACGACGCCAGTGCCGAACCCCGCCGTGAAATCTCGATGCAGAACCGGCTGCGCTTTCTTTCACTGGACCTGACCTACGCCGTGCCTCCCGATTCGGACGTCTGCCTGTACCTGATAGATAACGGCCTGTCCCGTGAGGAATACGACTGGTTCATGGCTGGAGAGCCGCCGGGCCACCAGATCATGGGCAGCGACTATTACGGCCACAACGAGAAGATCATCAAGCCTGACGGCGAAACGGTGATCGCCGAGGATGTCTTCGGCTGGTATCAGATCGTCAAGGGCTACTATCAGCGTTACCAGAAGCCGGTGTTTCACAGTGAAACCAACGTTTCCGATCTCGAGCAGGCTCCCATCTGGCTGTGGAAGCAGTGGTTGAACGTCCTGCGTCTGCGTCAGGAGGGCACGCCAGTGGTGGGTTTCACTTGGTACAGCCTGACGGATCAAATTGACTGGGACGTTGAACTGGCCGAAAAGAGGGGAAGGGTCAACACCAATGGTCTGTACACCCTCGACCGCAAGCCGAATCCGGTGGCCCACGCCTACCGCGAACTGCTGGAGAATTTCGGGCAGGTGACGGTTTCGCCGCACAGCGAGCTGTTCGAAATTACGGATCAGGCAGCCCGCCTGAAAGTGGAGGTTTAGCCGAATTTTCTAGACAGGGGTTAATCAAGAGGGTGTGTCGGCCCGTGGGTTCTGCGCCCGTCACGCTGTTGCTCCCAAGGTCATTGGATTCTCCCCTGTTCCATCATATTCAGATCGCCTATCAACAGGAGGAACGATAGATCGTCAGTGGTTACTCGTCACATGACGAGTGGGGCAATCGTATCGCGCTCGCGCCCATGGACGCGATAGATTGGGCCATATGCGGACACTGACACTCTTCAATCACGCTGGAGGGGTCATGAAGTCCAGCCTGACCCGCGACGTGGGTTACACCTTGGCACAGGCCGGGCAACGTGTTCTTCTGGTGGATCTTGATCCGCAGGCCAACCTGACCGACTGGCTGGGGGTGAGCGGCGTGCAACGAGAACAGACGGTCTATGACACCGCCTCGCGCGGCGATCCGCTGCCCCCACCGGCCGAGGTCCATGGCCTGAGCCTGATTCCCAGCGATGTTTCGCTGGCGCTGGCCGAGGGGCAGATGATGGGGGTGGTGGGCGCACACCTGCATCTGCGGCAGGCGCTGGCGGCGCTGACTGACCGCTATGACGTCGTCCTGATCGACAGCCCACCCAGCCTGGGTCAGCTCTCGATCCTGGGGGCGCTGGCCGCCGATCACCTGATCGTGCCGGTGCCGACGCGTCAGAAGGGCATGAATGCCCTGGCAGGGCTGTCCGAGGCGATGGCCACCTACCGCAAGTTACGGCCGGATCTGACCGTGGCCCTGTACGTGCCCACCCTGTACGACGCTCGGCGTTCGCATGATCGTGAGGCGTACGCGGCCCTCCAAGAGCTGCTCTCCCCCATTGCCAGCCCAATTGCGGACCGGGGAGCGGTGTGGAATGACAGCTCCAGTGCCGGGCAGCCGGTGGGGCTGTATGCGCCGGGCTCGCCGGTTCACCGCGACGTGTTGAGGGTCACGGCTGAGATCGCGAGGGCCGTGGGCCTTCCAGTCGAGATTCCTGGAGTCGAGGCATGACTCGCAAGGGCCGTCCAGCCATCGGTTCCCGTCTAAGTGGTCTGGTGGAGGGCGTGGACTCACTCACCCAGCCGGCCAGCACCACGCTGCGGCTCTCTCAATTGCAACCCGGACAGTTCCAGCCCCGCACCCATTTTTCGCAGGACGCTCTGGATGAGCTGAGCCGCAGCGTGAAGGAACAGGGCGTCCTGCAACCTCTGCTGGTCAGGCCGCTGGGCGGAGGAACCTTCGAGATCGTGGCCGGCGAGCGGCGCTGGCGGGCCGCCGGGCAGGCGGGTCTGGACGAGGTCCCGGTGCTGATCCGCACCCTCAGTGATACGGAAGCACGTATGGCCGCCGCCGTGGAGAACCTGCAACGCGAGGATCTGAACGTCATTGAGGAAGTGCGAGCCCGCCTGCAGGTTGCGGCGGCCATCTTGGACGTGCCGGAGAACGAGGCTGTGGCACGCATGTTTGCTCTGGATCGTCACCCCGACGCTGGCCCCGAACAGGTCGAGCGGCTGGACAGCGCTTTTGGCGCACTGGGCGGAGAGACGTGGCACAGCTTTATTCGCAACCGCGCCGCCGTGCTGAACCTACCCGGGGACGTTC
The genomic region above belongs to Deinococcus humi and contains:
- a CDS encoding ParA family protein, translating into MRTLTLFNHAGGVMKSSLTRDVGYTLAQAGQRVLLVDLDPQANLTDWLGVSGVQREQTVYDTASRGDPLPPPAEVHGLSLIPSDVSLALAEGQMMGVVGAHLHLRQALAALTDRYDVVLIDSPPSLGQLSILGALAADHLIVPVPTRQKGMNALAGLSEAMATYRKLRPDLTVALYVPTLYDARRSHDREAYAALQELLSPIASPIADRGAVWNDSSSAGQPVGLYAPGSPVHRDVLRVTAEIARAVGLPVEIPGVEA
- a CDS encoding ParB/RepB/Spo0J family partition protein: MTRKGRPAIGSRLSGLVEGVDSLTQPASTTLRLSQLQPGQFQPRTHFSQDALDELSRSVKEQGVLQPLLVRPLGGGTFEIVAGERRWRAAGQAGLDEVPVLIRTLSDTEARMAAAVENLQREDLNVIEEVRARLQVAAAILDVPENEAVARMFALDRHPDAGPEQVERLDSAFGALGGETWHSFIRNRAAVLNLPGDVQDAVREGLDYRKALIIGRVGEASERANLMTQAREGATVQTLRELVSPKKPAEAEGWKGLARKLSDARTLERLDERKRTRVEKLLRQLQAILEEE
- a CDS encoding family 1 glycosylhydrolase gives rise to the protein MSKGFLDIIKRELGDGDYSGDEFGGANGSSVSGLPTGRASNFMFATGIECSYPTIEHGRLRRDQLEECRHYQCWQEDLHLVKDLGLKYLRYGLPYYRIHQGPGQYDWEFADRVMAELQRLELTPILDLMHFGVPDWLGNYQNPELPIHFADYAGAVARRYPWVRHYTPVNEIYVTAKASAKDGLWNEQLKSERGFVTALKHGVAANILACQSIARVRSDAIIVQAESAEFLHDASAEPRREISMQNRLRFLSLDLTYAVPPDSDVCLYLIDNGLSREEYDWFMAGEPPGHQIMGSDYYGHNEKIIKPDGETVIAEDVFGWYQIVKGYYQRYQKPVFHSETNVSDLEQAPIWLWKQWLNVLRLRQEGTPVVGFTWYSLTDQIDWDVELAEKRGRVNTNGLYTLDRKPNPVAHAYRELLENFGQVTVSPHSELFEITDQAARLKVEV